TTCGAGCGCCATTCGCCGATGCGCTCGAACAGCGCCAGCATGGCCCGCGGCGACCGGCCGCTGTCGATCAGCAGCCGCTTCGCCTGCGCATCGGCCGCGCGCTCGAAGTCGCGCGAGTAGCTCGCCTGCATCAACACCGCCGGCGCACCCGCGAGCAGGCTCGAGAAATCGCCCACGGCGAAGCCCAGCAGTCCGCCCATCAGGCTCGCACGCATCGTCAGCCGCAGGCCATGCTGCTCTCGCACGTGGCCGAGTTCATGCGCCAGCACGCCGAGCACCGCATCGGGCTCGTCGCCGAGCAGATGCAGCAGTTCATCGGTGACGACGATGTGCCCGCCGGGCAGCGCGAACGCGTTCGGACCGACGCTTGGACCGGCGTCGCGGAAGTGCAGCTCGTAGGCCGTCGATTCGCCGGGCTGGCTCGCGACCATCGCGGCGAAGCGCTCCCGCCACTGCTGCTGATCGCGCGTCGGCGTCTTGCTCGGCTTGAGCAGCAGATGGTCGATCTGTTCCATCGAGCCGTCGCCGATCGACTGCTCGATCGCCGCGGGCAGGTGGCGCGCGATCAGGTCCGCGGCAGCGGGCACGCCCCAGTGCCAGGTCGCGCCACCGGCGGCCACGACCACGGCCAGCGCCACGATCGAATGCTTCCAGCTGGAGAACCACCGCACCGCGAGTCCGCCGCCCAGCCCGCGGCCCTGCGTCGAGGCGTCGGCCCAGGCGTCCCAGTCGGCGGCGTCCTTGGCCATCAGCACGCCCCCGTCGGGCAACTGCGCCTGGCGCTGCCCGTGGCGGGTGCGCTCCGGCCATTGCACGTGGCGGATCGGATAGCGGCGTTCGACGCCCTCCAGCCCCTGGTCGTGGACGACCAGCTGGTCGCGCTCCAGCCACAACCGGACTGGCCGCGCGCGGGCGCTGCGGCCGTCGAACCAGTCCGCGTGGAGGGTCGCCGCGTCCGGCATCACAGCCCCATGTCGATGCCGAAGAAGTCGCCCGCGAGATCGCCCGCGGCGTCCTGCGAAGCGTTCTCCTGGCCGGCCAGCCAGGTCTCGGGATCGCCGTCCATCGTGAGGCTCACGGCCTCCAGCCGCATGCGCGCGGTGTGGACCGCGGCGAACGGGCGATACAGGCCGAGGGTCAGCGCGGTCAGCAGCCAGTTCTTCAGCGTGAGCCCGGCCAGCGCGCCGAAGCGCAGTTGGCTGGTGAAGGACAGGTCATCGGTCGTCGTGCGGTTCCAGAGCAGGTTCTGGAAGCGTGCCGTGAAGAACGGTCCGACCAGCGCGAAGAGCAGGAGGTAGGTCAATCCGAACGACACGAACGCCGAGATCATGGTCAGGATCCGGGACCCGAGCAGGGCGCTCGCCCCCGAGATCGCCATCGCCACCAGGATCCCCACCACCAGCACGAGCAGCCCGATGCCGGCGCCTTTGAGGCACAGCCAGTACACGCTGCCGGCGCCCAGGCTCAACTCGCCCTGCTGCGCGGCGATGCGGTAGCCGTTGTGCTGGTAACGCTTGGCCGCCGCGACGATCCACGGCATCACCAGCGCCATGCCGAGGACGGCCAGCAGCACCAGGACCTCGACCGGCCCGAAGCGCGGCTTGCCGTGGAGCAGCAGCCCGGCCGGGCCGCCGATCGCCTGGGCCGCCAGCACCACGCCGGAGAGGATCCAGACCGGCAGCGCCGGGGCGTAGGCGCCCTGGAGCGTGCCGACGAAGCCGAAGCGCAGGCCGCGCCAGCCGGTATTGCCCAGCCGGAACTGCATGCCCGCGCGCCACAGCGCCGGCCAGATCGCGGCCATCACGACGAAGGCCACCAGGCCCGCCATCGGCGAGAAGTGGCCCGCCGCCGAGTACGTGCCCATCAGCACCAGCAGCAGCACATGGCCGCGGAACATCTTCCACGGATCGCCGTGGAAGGTGAGCGCATGGCCGTCGATCACCGTGTTGGCGTAGAAGTAGCGGATGCGCCGCGCCTTCGCGAACGGCCAGTACAGGCTGGCCGTGACGATCGTCAACAGCAGGTTGACGATCCAGATCCGGAAGTATTCGCTGCCCGACCCGGTGAACCGGATCTCCAACTTGCGCTTGCGGTACTCCGACAGCGGCCACCCGGTCAAACCGCCGGTCGCCGCTTCCTCCTCGTGCTGTCGCATGATTCCCTCTCTCTGACGCTGTCGTTGTGGTTGTCGCTCTCAAGGAGCCGATCTGTGCTGTGGGCGCACTGATTGCCTGTGCGTCCCCGTCGGCCCCCTCGGCCGCGACCCCGCATCCAGGCGGGGCGGGCGGGAGTGTGCGTCACCGGCGCAGGGGACGGCAATACACCCAAATGAGGGCGGCGCCACTGTCGCGTCCGGGAGTCAGTCCCGGGAGTCGACTCGCTAGAATCCCCCGACACCATGAAGCTCATCGGATCCCTCACCAGCCCCTACGTCCGCAAGGTCCGCGTCGTCATGGCGGAAAAGAAGCTCGACTACCAGTTCGAGCTGGAAGACGTCTGGGGCAGCGACAACATCCTCAAGATCAATCCGCTCGGCAAGGTGCCGTGCCTGGTCATGGAGGGTCAGGACTCGATCACGGGCGCGGTGTTCGATTCGCGCGTCATCGTGGAGTACGTCGACACGCTGTCGCCGGTGGGCCGCATGATCCCGGAGCGGGGTCGCGAGCGTTGCGAGGTGCGCACCTGGGAGGCGCTGGCCGACGGCCTGATCGACGCCTGCGTCGCGGCGCGCCTGGAGCACACCTGGTCCGGCCGCGCGCCGGGCGAGCGCAGCGAGGCCTGGGTGGAGCGTCAGATGAACAAGGTCCTGGCCTCGCTGCAGGCGATGGCCAACGGGCTGGGCGAGAAGAACTGGTGCTCGGGCAACCACTTCACGCTGGCCGACATCGCCCTGGGCTGCGCGCTGGGCTACCTGGACTTCCGCTTTGCCCAGATCGACTGGCGCGCGGCGCACCCCAACCTGGCCAAGCACTTCGACAAGCTCATGACCCGTCAGAGCTTCCAGGACACGGTGCCGCCCGCGAACGCCTGACCTGACTGATCCGGCCCGGCCGGGGCCAGGCCATGCCACCCCACGGGCCTCCCTCCGATGGGCGGGCGCGCCACTGACTTCCCGCCGGACCGCTCGAACGGGCCCACAATCGCCCGATACCGGCTCGACATCCGAGCCGGTCTGGACATTCCTTTGACGGATCCCGGGAGGATTGGATGGGTGTGAAGCGAGCGTTGGCGCCGGTCGGGCGCTTTTTCGGTGGCGTGTGGTGGTTCCTGAACGGCACGCGGCGCGTGGTGTTCACGCTGCTGTTCTGGGTGATCCTGATCGCCCTGATCTGGGCCGCGGTGCACGGCGGCAAGCCGCTGCAGGACAAGACGACGCTCGTGCTCGACATCCGCGGCGATGTCGTCGAGCAGTTCTCCGGCTCGCCGCGCGACCAGGCGATCGCGCAGATCAAGGGCGAGGCCCGCGCGCAGACCCGCTTGCGCGACATCCTGCGGGCGCTGGACGCCGCGGCCAAGGACGACCACATCGTGCAGGTCGTGCTGAACCTGGACCAGTTCGGCGGCGCCACGCCGGCCGCGCTGCATGAGATCGAAGCCGCGCTGACCCGCTTCAAGGCGAGCAAGAAGCCGGTGGTGGCCGCCGGGCTGGCCTTCGACCAGCGCGCGTACTACCTGGCCGCGCAGGCCACCGAGGTCTACATCCACCCGATGGGCGGCGTGATGATCGAGGGCTACGGCCGCTACCGCAACTACTACAAGGACGCGCTGGACCGCGTGGGCATCACGCCCAACGTGCTGCGTGTCGGCACCTACAAGAACGCGGTCGAGCCCTACTTCGCCAACGGTCCGTCGCCCGCGACGCTGGAGGCGGAAGGCTATCTGTACGACGAGCTGTGGGCGCGGTACCAGACCGCGATCGAGACGGCCCGCAAGCTGCCGAAGGGGTCGG
This genomic stretch from Mitsuaria sp. 7 harbors:
- a CDS encoding M48 family metallopeptidase; the encoded protein is MPDAATLHADWFDGRSARARPVRLWLERDQLVVHDQGLEGVERRYPIRHVQWPERTRHGQRQAQLPDGGVLMAKDAADWDAWADASTQGRGLGGGLAVRWFSSWKHSIVALAVVVAAGGATWHWGVPAAADLIARHLPAAIEQSIGDGSMEQIDHLLLKPSKTPTRDQQQWRERFAAMVASQPGESTAYELHFRDAGPSVGPNAFALPGGHIVVTDELLHLLGDEPDAVLGVLAHELGHVREQHGLRLTMRASLMGGLLGFAVGDFSSLLAGAPAVLMQASYSRDFERAADAQAKRLLIDSGRSPRAMLALFERIGEWRSKRSAQARAERASEPHSLGRDIGEQAKAGAGELLRIAFNSHPADEERMRFFER
- a CDS encoding YjgN family protein — protein: MRQHEEEAATGGLTGWPLSEYRKRKLEIRFTGSGSEYFRIWIVNLLLTIVTASLYWPFAKARRIRYFYANTVIDGHALTFHGDPWKMFRGHVLLLVLMGTYSAAGHFSPMAGLVAFVVMAAIWPALWRAGMQFRLGNTGWRGLRFGFVGTLQGAYAPALPVWILSGVVLAAQAIGGPAGLLLHGKPRFGPVEVLVLLAVLGMALVMPWIVAAAKRYQHNGYRIAAQQGELSLGAGSVYWLCLKGAGIGLLVLVVGILVAMAISGASALLGSRILTMISAFVSFGLTYLLLFALVGPFFTARFQNLLWNRTTTDDLSFTSQLRFGALAGLTLKNWLLTALTLGLYRPFAAVHTARMRLEAVSLTMDGDPETWLAGQENASQDAAGDLAGDFFGIDMGL
- a CDS encoding glutathione S-transferase family protein, encoding MKLIGSLTSPYVRKVRVVMAEKKLDYQFELEDVWGSDNILKINPLGKVPCLVMEGQDSITGAVFDSRVIVEYVDTLSPVGRMIPERGRERCEVRTWEALADGLIDACVAARLEHTWSGRAPGERSEAWVERQMNKVLASLQAMANGLGEKNWCSGNHFTLADIALGCALGYLDFRFAQIDWRAAHPNLAKHFDKLMTRQSFQDTVPPANA